Proteins encoded together in one Streptomyces sp. NBC_01216 window:
- a CDS encoding peroxiredoxin-like family protein translates to MKNVSSIERPAVRSARRLTPGDVVSPRAVETITARTTRLPDPESLVHLQFRRFAGCPVCNLHLRSVARRHDEIRAAGVVEVAVFHSPVEAMLPYQGDLPFATVADPDKKLYVAFGVESSPRALLDPRAWPALVRGALTRRPAGPDEGGGGLGLPADFLIGPEGGIREVRYGRHADDQWPVEELLRLAAVHR, encoded by the coding sequence GTGAAGAACGTGTCGTCGATTGAGCGGCCCGCCGTGCGGTCCGCCCGCAGACTCACCCCCGGGGACGTGGTGAGCCCGAGGGCCGTGGAGACCATCACCGCGCGGACGACGCGTCTGCCGGACCCGGAATCCCTGGTACATCTCCAGTTCCGGCGTTTCGCGGGATGCCCCGTGTGCAACCTCCACCTCCGGTCGGTGGCCCGGCGCCACGACGAGATCCGCGCCGCCGGCGTGGTCGAGGTGGCGGTGTTCCACTCCCCCGTGGAGGCCATGCTTCCGTACCAGGGAGACCTGCCGTTCGCCACCGTCGCGGACCCGGACAAGAAGCTGTACGTGGCCTTCGGCGTGGAGTCCTCACCACGGGCCCTGCTCGATCCCCGAGCCTGGCCGGCGCTGGTGCGCGGTGCCCTCACCCGTCGGCCGGCCGGCCCTGACGAGGGCGGGGGCGGTCTCGGCCTGCCGGCGGACTTCCTGATCGGACCGGAAGGCGGCATTCGCGAGGTCCGCTACGGTCGGCACGCCGACGACCAGTGGCCGGTGGAGGAGCTCCTGCGCCTCGCCGCCGTCCACCGGTAG
- a CDS encoding NPP1 family protein: MLRAYPPTTVAARPPPPNRSVRSPPLRTNRHITRPLVVVGAALALVVGVAQTAFAAPPPALPGQAEAIERTFQPAYDYDTDGCYPTPAIAANGTLNGGLKPTGALNGGCRDASDLDNTNGYSRWKCNNGWCAVIYALYFEKDQALPVISLGGHRHDWEHVVVWIRDGVAEYVATSAHGDFDVHTRDRIRWDGSHPKIVYHKDGIGTHCFRAANSNDEPPENHHRAWQFPTLVGWSGYPATVRDKLTGADFGSAHFGLKDGSFASHLAKAKPAGIPFDPYL, translated from the coding sequence ATGCTCCGGGCGTATCCGCCGACGACGGTCGCGGCCCGCCCGCCACCCCCGAACCGATCGGTCAGGAGCCCTCCTTTGCGGACGAACCGGCATATCACCCGACCTTTAGTGGTCGTCGGCGCAGCGCTCGCGCTGGTCGTCGGCGTGGCCCAGACGGCCTTCGCCGCACCACCGCCGGCCCTGCCAGGCCAGGCAGAAGCGATCGAGCGGACGTTCCAACCGGCCTACGACTACGACACCGACGGCTGCTATCCGACGCCCGCCATCGCGGCGAACGGAACCCTGAACGGCGGACTCAAGCCCACCGGTGCCCTCAACGGCGGTTGCCGGGACGCCTCCGACCTCGACAACACCAACGGCTATTCCCGCTGGAAGTGCAACAACGGCTGGTGTGCCGTCATCTACGCACTGTACTTCGAGAAGGACCAGGCCCTCCCCGTCATCAGCCTCGGCGGGCACCGGCACGACTGGGAGCACGTGGTGGTCTGGATACGGGACGGCGTGGCGGAGTACGTCGCGACCTCCGCGCACGGCGACTTCGACGTCCATACGCGCGACCGCATCCGCTGGGACGGCAGCCACCCCAAGATCGTCTATCACAAGGACGGTATCGGCACCCACTGCTTCCGGGCGGCGAACAGCAACGACGAGCCGCCCGAGAACCACCACCGCGCCTGGCAGTTCCCCACGCTCGTCGGCTGGTCGGGCTACCCGGCGACGGTACGGGACAAGCTCACCGGGGCCGATTTCGGAAGCGCGCACTTCGGACTCAAGGACGGCTCCTTCGCGTCCCATCTGGCGAAGGCCAAACCGGCGGGCATCCCCTTCGACCCGTACCTGTAG
- a CDS encoding SDR family NAD(P)-dependent oxidoreductase, whose protein sequence is MKGILVSDRSAASSDRPRTVLITGTSSGIGLAAAIAAARAGWRTVATLRDTGRAESLRAAAAEAGVRLDIRQLDVVDERSVAAAVDGVIADYGRLDAVVNNAGAGHVGTLELETVADVREVMEVNFFGVLNVTKAALPHLRTAGGRLITVTSVGGVVGQPFNEAYCAAKFAVEGYMESLAPVAAAVGVGVSVVEPGAVASEFVGNIGLDVEARMAAAGPYAEAMRRYVDRTAGRFLEGAQSPAGAAESVMEALTAETPAFRIQTSPWARDFTGLKLADQDGSAVVGTTRTWVS, encoded by the coding sequence GTGAAAGGCATTCTCGTGTCCGACCGCTCCGCCGCTTCCTCCGACCGCCCCCGCACCGTCCTGATCACCGGCACCTCCTCCGGCATCGGCCTGGCGGCCGCGATCGCGGCCGCCAGGGCCGGCTGGCGCACGGTCGCCACCCTGCGGGACACCGGGCGGGCCGAGAGCCTCCGTGCGGCCGCCGCCGAAGCGGGCGTCCGGCTCGACATCCGGCAGCTCGACGTCGTCGACGAGCGCTCCGTGGCCGCCGCCGTGGACGGCGTGATCGCGGACTACGGCCGTCTCGACGCGGTCGTCAACAACGCCGGTGCCGGGCATGTCGGCACGCTCGAACTCGAAACGGTCGCCGATGTCCGTGAGGTCATGGAGGTGAACTTCTTCGGAGTCCTGAACGTGACCAAGGCGGCACTGCCCCATCTGCGCACCGCCGGAGGCCGCCTGATCACGGTCACCAGCGTCGGCGGCGTCGTCGGCCAGCCCTTCAACGAGGCTTACTGCGCGGCCAAGTTCGCGGTGGAGGGGTACATGGAGAGCCTGGCACCCGTGGCCGCCGCCGTCGGGGTGGGTGTGTCCGTCGTCGAGCCCGGCGCCGTGGCCTCGGAGTTCGTCGGCAACATCGGACTCGACGTCGAGGCCCGTATGGCCGCGGCCGGCCCGTACGCGGAGGCGATGCGCCGCTATGTCGACCGTACCGCCGGCCGGTTTCTGGAGGGGGCCCAGAGTCCGGCCGGCGCCGCCGAGTCCGTCATGGAGGCGCTGACCGCGGAAACCCCCGCCTTCCGCATCCAGACCTCGCCGTGGGCCCGTGACTTCACCGGCCTGAAGCTGGCTGACCAGGATGGTTCGGCCGTCGTGGGGACGACCCGGACCTGGGTCTCCTGA
- a CDS encoding MarR family winged helix-turn-helix transcriptional regulator, with product MPKKLTEAAMPTADSAFYGLVWAGTVLTDRVDRALVKAHDLPVSWFEVMLWLSSSPEPVPASVLGNSTLLSRSQVSRVVDALGARGLVTRAPSARDARSVEISLTDAGREVFAEADATRRATLAPVFTELLDERDLESLAGVWRKLKAGKDTRPGSGT from the coding sequence ATGCCGAAAAAGCTCACCGAGGCCGCGATGCCGACGGCCGACTCCGCGTTCTACGGCCTGGTCTGGGCCGGCACCGTACTCACGGACCGCGTGGACCGGGCGCTGGTCAAGGCGCACGACCTACCGGTCTCCTGGTTCGAGGTCATGTTGTGGCTGTCTTCCAGCCCCGAACCCGTGCCCGCCTCCGTTCTCGGCAACAGCACCCTGCTCAGCCGCAGCCAGGTCTCGCGTGTCGTGGACGCGCTCGGGGCACGCGGACTGGTGACCCGTGCGCCGTCGGCCCGTGACGCCAGGTCCGTGGAGATCTCCCTGACGGACGCGGGACGAGAGGTGTTCGCCGAGGCCGACGCCACCCGGCGCGCGACTCTGGCTCCGGTGTTCACCGAACTCCTCGACGAGCGGGACCTGGAGTCGCTGGCCGGCGTGTGGCGCAAGCTGAAGGCCGGGAAGGACACGCGGCCCGGGAGTGGCACCTGA
- the gap gene encoding type I glyceraldehyde-3-phosphate dehydrogenase translates to MTRIAINGFGRIGRNVLRALLERDSGLEIVAVNDLTEPVALSRLLAYDSTSGRLGRPVGVEGDTLVVDGRRIKVLAERDPARLPWAELGVDIVLEATGRFTAAGAARAHLDAGAKRVLVSAPADGADVTLAYGVNTDAYDPDLHTIVSNASCTTNALAPLAAVLDELAGIEHGFMTTVHAYTQEQNLQDGPHRDPRRARAAGVNIVPTTTGAAKAIGLVLPNLDGKLSGDSIRVPVPVGSIVELNTTVARDVTREDVLAAYRAAADGPLKGVLEYSDDPLVSSDITGNPASSIFDSELTRVEGRHVKVVAWYDNEWGFSNRVIDTLELLAGH, encoded by the coding sequence ATGACTCGTATCGCCATCAACGGATTCGGCCGCATCGGCCGCAACGTGCTGCGCGCGCTGCTGGAGCGCGACAGTGGCCTGGAGATCGTCGCCGTCAACGACCTCACCGAGCCGGTCGCCCTCTCGCGCCTGCTCGCCTACGACTCGACGTCCGGCCGCCTCGGCCGTCCGGTCGGCGTCGAGGGTGACACCCTGGTCGTCGACGGGCGCCGCATCAAGGTGCTCGCCGAGCGTGACCCGGCGCGACTGCCCTGGGCCGAACTCGGTGTGGACATCGTCCTGGAGGCGACCGGACGGTTCACGGCGGCCGGGGCCGCCCGCGCCCATCTCGACGCCGGCGCGAAGCGGGTGCTGGTCAGCGCGCCCGCCGACGGCGCCGATGTCACGCTCGCGTACGGCGTCAACACCGACGCCTACGACCCCGATCTGCACACGATCGTGTCGAACGCGTCCTGCACCACCAACGCGCTCGCACCGCTGGCCGCGGTGCTGGACGAACTGGCCGGCATCGAGCACGGCTTCATGACGACGGTGCACGCCTACACGCAGGAGCAGAACCTCCAGGACGGTCCGCACCGCGACCCCCGTCGCGCCCGTGCCGCCGGCGTGAACATCGTGCCCACCACGACGGGCGCGGCGAAGGCCATCGGCCTCGTGCTGCCGAACCTGGACGGCAAGCTCTCGGGCGACTCGATCCGGGTGCCCGTTCCGGTGGGCTCGATCGTCGAGCTCAACACCACGGTCGCCCGTGACGTGACGCGCGAGGACGTGCTGGCGGCCTACCGCGCCGCGGCCGACGGCCCGCTGAAGGGCGTGCTGGAGTACTCGGACGACCCGCTGGTGTCCTCCGACATCACCGGCAACCCCGCCTCGTCGATCTTCGACTCGGAGCTCACCCGCGTCGAGGGCCGCCACGTCAAGGTCGTCGCCTGGTACGACAACGAGTGGGGCTTCTCGAACCGTGTGATCGACACGCTGGAACTGCTCGCCGGGCACTGA
- a CDS encoding GlxA family transcriptional regulator translates to MPDIALFRVAVLVLEGAKPLDVGIPAQVFTTRGSMPYEVRVCGAEPGLVTGGDGLSYFVAHGLEALRWADIVFVPGYRFPDRESPPRAVVEALVAAHGRGARLAAISTGAFALAATGLLDGKRATTHWHYARALAARHPRVRVDENVLFVDEGSVLTSAGAASGIDLCLHILRGDLGVAASNHTARRLVAAPYRSGGQAQYVPRSVPEPLGERFAATREWALHRLGEPLTLEVLARHAGVSARTFSRRFVEDTGYTPMQWVMRARIDVARELLERSERSVEQIAADVGLGTGANLRLHFQRILGTSPTEYRRTFARGE, encoded by the coding sequence GTGCCGGATATCGCCTTGTTTCGTGTCGCCGTCCTCGTCCTGGAAGGGGCGAAGCCCCTCGACGTCGGCATTCCTGCTCAGGTGTTCACCACGCGGGGGAGCATGCCCTACGAGGTGCGAGTGTGCGGAGCGGAGCCCGGCCTGGTCACCGGGGGCGACGGCCTCTCGTACTTCGTCGCGCACGGCCTGGAGGCGCTGCGCTGGGCGGACATCGTCTTCGTGCCGGGCTACCGGTTTCCGGACCGGGAAAGTCCTCCCCGGGCCGTGGTCGAGGCACTGGTCGCGGCGCACGGCCGAGGCGCGCGGCTGGCCGCCATCTCGACGGGCGCGTTCGCGCTGGCGGCGACGGGCCTGCTGGACGGGAAGCGGGCGACCACGCACTGGCACTACGCGCGGGCGCTCGCGGCCCGGCACCCGCGGGTCCGCGTCGACGAGAACGTCCTGTTCGTGGACGAGGGCAGCGTGCTGACCTCCGCCGGCGCGGCCTCGGGAATCGACCTCTGCCTGCACATCCTGCGCGGCGACCTCGGAGTGGCCGCCTCCAACCACACGGCCCGACGACTGGTGGCGGCTCCCTACCGCAGCGGTGGCCAGGCGCAGTACGTGCCGCGCAGCGTTCCCGAACCGCTCGGTGAGCGGTTCGCGGCCACCCGCGAATGGGCGCTCCACCGCCTCGGCGAACCACTGACACTCGAGGTGCTGGCGCGACACGCCGGCGTGTCGGCACGGACGTTCTCCCGGCGGTTCGTCGAGGACACCGGCTACACGCCGATGCAGTGGGTGATGCGCGCACGGATCGATGTGGCGCGCGAACTCCTGGAGCGCTCCGAACGGAGCGTGGAACAGATCGCCGCGGACGTGGGGCTGGGTACCGGCGCGAACCTTCGGCTTCACTTCCAGCGGATCCTTGGCACGTCACCCACCGAGTACCGGCGCACCTTCGCCCGCGGCGAATAG
- a CDS encoding MerR family transcriptional regulator — MSSEVAGRTAADEAADGTVGVGPGAAEEAARGDGGVRYRREELATAAGVKVRNLRYYQERGLLPAPRREGRVAWYSEEHLARLRLIDDLLGRGYTVNGIAELLATWEQGGTIAQLLGVEREMTRDWVQEEPVTVSLAELRRMFGPAATPRDTRRAAALEYVRVDGDTVTFPSRRLLEATLTLVRQGVPLAEILDAGDFVQTQAAALADRFVALFRRHVIGPEGLGRLSATQLDRVAEAAGALRPVAGEVVAAEFARAMARRVEAEVAALLRTEQ; from the coding sequence GTGAGCAGCGAAGTGGCAGGTCGGACGGCGGCGGACGAGGCGGCGGACGGAACGGTCGGCGTGGGGCCGGGGGCGGCGGAGGAGGCCGCCCGAGGTGACGGGGGCGTGCGCTACCGCCGTGAGGAACTGGCCACCGCGGCGGGTGTGAAGGTGCGCAACCTGCGCTACTACCAGGAGCGCGGGCTGCTGCCCGCGCCACGCCGGGAGGGGCGCGTCGCCTGGTACTCCGAGGAGCATCTGGCCCGGCTGCGGCTGATCGACGATCTCCTGGGCAGGGGCTACACGGTGAACGGCATCGCCGAGCTGCTCGCCACCTGGGAGCAGGGTGGGACTATCGCGCAACTCCTCGGGGTGGAGAGGGAGATGACGCGTGACTGGGTCCAGGAGGAGCCCGTCACCGTGAGCCTGGCCGAGCTCCGGCGGATGTTCGGGCCGGCCGCGACGCCGCGGGACACCCGGCGGGCCGCGGCGCTGGAGTACGTGCGGGTCGACGGCGACACCGTCACCTTCCCGAGCCGCCGGCTCCTGGAGGCGACACTGACGCTGGTGCGGCAGGGGGTACCTCTCGCGGAGATCCTCGACGCCGGGGACTTCGTCCAGACCCAGGCCGCGGCGCTCGCGGACCGGTTCGTCGCCCTCTTCCGCCGGCACGTCATCGGCCCCGAAGGTCTGGGCCGGCTTTCGGCCACCCAGTTGGATCGGGTCGCGGAGGCCGCGGGGGCCCTGCGGCCGGTGGCGGGGGAAGTCGTGGCCGCGGAGTTCGCCCGCGCGATGGCCCGGCGGGTGGAGGCCGAGGTCGCCGCGCTGCTGCGTACGGAGCAGTAG
- a CDS encoding DUF6230 family protein — protein MEHDSDDGRVRWRRFAVLTIPAVAVTAGLGIALAQGALAASFAVSGQQFKVSAESLSGEGFAQYGSVDVNARDELIPVAVTAIKKAELHSLCQSVVTSLPLIGDISLNLTAGRKTPVKATNLFVDATQLSGDASFTDIEIGRDASTLDKGPDDAQGMQDLFAQQADTVRITDLRQTAWATNAGTFTLSGLDLKISKGKKECF, from the coding sequence ATGGAGCACGACTCAGACGACGGCCGCGTCAGATGGCGGCGCTTCGCGGTCCTGACGATTCCGGCCGTCGCCGTGACCGCCGGACTGGGCATCGCACTCGCCCAGGGAGCGCTCGCCGCCTCCTTCGCGGTGTCGGGCCAGCAGTTCAAGGTCTCCGCCGAGAGCCTGAGCGGCGAGGGTTTCGCCCAGTACGGCAGCGTGGACGTCAACGCGCGGGACGAACTCATCCCGGTCGCCGTCACCGCCATCAAGAAGGCCGAGCTTCACAGCCTCTGTCAGTCGGTGGTCACCTCGCTCCCGCTGATCGGCGACATCTCACTGAACCTGACCGCGGGCCGGAAGACGCCGGTCAAGGCGACGAACCTCTTCGTGGACGCCACGCAGCTCTCCGGCGACGCGAGCTTCACCGACATCGAGATCGGCCGGGACGCCTCGACCCTGGACAAGGGACCGGACGACGCCCAGGGCATGCAGGACCTGTTCGCGCAGCAGGCCGACACCGTACGCATCACCGACCTCAGGCAGACGGCATGGGCCACCAACGCCGGCACCTTCACCCTCTCCGGCCTGGACCTGAAGATCAGCAAGGGCAAGAAGGAATGCTTCTGA
- a CDS encoding DUF6114 domain-containing protein, translating into MLLTAVRARFRRWRRSRPFWGGLFATLAGAEICALPLAPLKVMLTQGVAGIPSVLMGLVVIVLGISVWCAPHYRALAGIVTTLIATAALVLSNLGGFLIGTLLGILGGGLMFAWQPRSRERGDSTAAGTGTTGDRGRTTDPGPATEPVTTAPSRGTTLSEPEAPAAPPAGSAGTAGP; encoded by the coding sequence ATGCTTCTGACCGCCGTCCGGGCACGCTTCCGGAGGTGGCGCCGCAGCCGGCCCTTCTGGGGCGGCCTCTTCGCCACGCTCGCCGGGGCCGAGATCTGCGCCCTGCCGCTCGCCCCGCTGAAGGTGATGCTCACCCAGGGCGTGGCGGGCATCCCGTCCGTCCTGATGGGTCTCGTGGTGATCGTGCTCGGCATATCCGTCTGGTGCGCACCTCACTACCGCGCGCTCGCCGGGATCGTCACCACCCTCATCGCCACCGCGGCGCTGGTGCTGTCGAACCTCGGCGGCTTCCTGATCGGGACCCTGCTGGGCATTCTCGGCGGCGGACTCATGTTCGCCTGGCAGCCCCGCTCCCGCGAGCGCGGCGATTCCACGGCAGCCGGGACCGGGACCACCGGAGACCGGGGGCGGACGACGGACCCCGGACCGGCGACGGAACCGGTCACCACGGCGCCGTCTCGCGGGACAACGCTGTCAGAGCCGGAGGCGCCGGCCGCACCGCCGGCGGGTTCCGCCGGTACGGCGGGACCGTGA
- a CDS encoding sensor histidine kinase yields MSASPSPFRPALTASLLTAAAGAALTAAAVSAAPAGIRPTLSWFTVCGVLLLSAAAFAVTWYGRTARTLNRRAETLAAEIASRDAYAVRRTEDLEREAARLKEWYAAESAAAEASLNARTEELARTHRAQTEALVRERAADVEHLESRLRRAESGRSAAMAAAANAAGRMQALATSMLADLREMEHRHADEDVLTDLLHLDHRTAQAGRLADSVAVLTGARSGRRWARPIVMESILRGAMGRISGYQRVRLHSSSDAAVAGHAAEGVMHALAELMDNAANFSPPTAEVHVYVEEVPAGIVIAVEDSGLVMSDVQLRRAEAAVSAATRDLAGLSGTRLGLAVVGRLARKHGLTVSFRPSARGGTGALLMLPQELVTRTPAEPRVPAAEPLPPVASRGVSVPTPVTPADTPAPEAETVHDTASESTGEHPRFGESGLPRRRRGRALAAAHPEGPESAGERTPRPVPRTRAAADAANRFGTFRQAVRAAGRTDAGPEGDTPATADGHPVPGSPAAPVPDAPSVPSDPAGRTSAPRTSPSSNPSHPEGNPQ; encoded by the coding sequence ATGTCGGCGTCACCCTCCCCCTTTCGTCCTGCCCTGACCGCCTCCCTGCTGACGGCCGCCGCTGGTGCCGCGCTGACCGCGGCCGCGGTCAGCGCGGCACCAGCCGGAATCCGTCCCACACTGAGCTGGTTCACCGTCTGCGGTGTCCTGCTGCTCTCCGCCGCGGCGTTCGCCGTGACCTGGTACGGGCGGACAGCGCGCACGCTGAACCGGCGGGCCGAGACCCTCGCCGCCGAGATCGCCTCCCGGGACGCGTACGCCGTCCGGCGCACGGAGGACCTCGAACGCGAGGCCGCCAGGCTGAAGGAGTGGTACGCGGCGGAGTCGGCGGCCGCGGAGGCGTCCTTGAACGCGCGCACCGAGGAACTGGCCCGGACCCACAGGGCCCAGACGGAAGCGCTGGTCAGGGAGAGGGCCGCCGATGTCGAACACCTGGAGTCCCGGCTGCGCCGCGCGGAGTCCGGGCGGTCCGCGGCCATGGCCGCGGCGGCCAACGCGGCCGGCCGGATGCAGGCACTCGCCACGAGCATGCTCGCCGACCTGCGGGAGATGGAACACCGTCACGCCGACGAGGACGTCCTGACGGACCTGTTGCACCTCGACCACCGCACCGCCCAGGCCGGCCGACTCGCCGACTCCGTCGCCGTGCTGACCGGAGCGCGTTCCGGGCGACGCTGGGCGCGTCCGATCGTCATGGAGTCGATCCTGCGCGGCGCCATGGGGCGGATCAGCGGCTACCAGCGCGTGCGGCTGCACTCCAGCAGCGACGCGGCCGTCGCGGGACACGCGGCCGAGGGTGTCATGCACGCCCTGGCCGAGCTCATGGACAACGCGGCGAACTTCTCGCCGCCCACCGCCGAGGTCCACGTCTACGTCGAAGAGGTCCCGGCCGGGATCGTCATCGCCGTCGAGGACAGCGGACTGGTGATGAGCGACGTGCAGCTACGCCGTGCCGAGGCCGCCGTGAGCGCCGCGACCCGCGATCTGGCCGGCCTGTCCGGCACCCGGCTCGGACTGGCCGTCGTGGGGCGGCTGGCGCGCAAGCACGGACTGACCGTGTCCTTCCGGCCCTCGGCGCGCGGAGGCACCGGCGCCCTGCTGATGCTGCCTCAGGAGCTCGTCACCCGTACCCCGGCGGAGCCTCGGGTTCCCGCGGCCGAGCCGCTGCCTCCCGTGGCGAGCCGCGGCGTGTCCGTGCCCACACCGGTCACGCCCGCGGACACCCCGGCCCCGGAAGCCGAGACCGTCCACGACACCGCGTCCGAGAGCACGGGCGAGCACCCGCGGTTCGGCGAGAGCGGCCTGCCGCGACGCCGCCGCGGCAGGGCGCTGGCCGCGGCGCACCCCGAGGGGCCGGAGTCCGCCGGCGAGAGGACCCCCAGGCCGGTTCCACGCACCCGCGCCGCGGCCGACGCGGCGAACCGGTTCGGCACCTTCCGCCAGGCCGTGCGCGCCGCCGGCCGGACGGACGCCGGGCCCGAGGGCGACACCCCGGCGACAGCCGACGGCCATCCGGTGCCCGGTAGCCCGGCCGCCCCCGTGCCCGACGCCCCGTCCGTACCATCCGACCCGGCCGGCCGGACGTCCGCCCCGCGGACGTCTCCGTCCTCGAACCCCTCGCACCCGGAAGGCAATCCGCAATGA
- a CDS encoding roadblock/LC7 domain-containing protein has protein sequence MTGTTTDEKLSWLLEGLLERTPATRHALVLSRDGLKLCRTPELSVDQADQLAAIAAGIQSLSHGASVEFGDGTGGVRSAMAEFYGGILFIVEAGEGAHLALVADEDADAGLVGHNMSELVEQLGEHLVARPRG, from the coding sequence ATGACCGGCACCACCACCGACGAGAAGCTCAGCTGGCTCCTGGAGGGTCTGCTGGAACGCACCCCGGCCACCCGCCACGCCCTGGTGCTCTCCCGCGACGGCCTCAAGCTCTGCCGTACCCCCGAGCTGTCCGTCGACCAGGCCGACCAGCTGGCCGCGATCGCCGCGGGAATCCAGAGCCTGTCGCACGGTGCCTCCGTGGAGTTCGGTGACGGCACCGGCGGGGTCCGCTCCGCGATGGCCGAGTTCTACGGCGGCATCCTGTTCATCGTCGAGGCCGGAGAAGGCGCCCATCTCGCGCTCGTCGCGGACGAGGACGCCGACGCGGGGCTCGTGGGCCACAACATGTCGGAGCTGGTCGAACAGTTGGGCGAGCACCTGGTGGCGAGGCCACGGGGATGA
- a CDS encoding DUF742 domain-containing protein, whose translation MSRGRPGRDDSPDRLYTLTGGRSRAGSDAFDLVTLVVSESDPAPGMQSEHAAILRLCRFPTAVVEVAAGLGLPVSITRILLADLHDTGRISARHPRTSYRLPDPDILEQVLVGLRNL comes from the coding sequence ATGAGCCGCGGCAGGCCGGGCCGGGACGATTCCCCCGATCGGCTCTACACCCTGACGGGCGGCCGGAGCCGCGCCGGGTCGGACGCCTTCGACCTGGTGACCCTCGTGGTCTCCGAGAGCGACCCGGCGCCCGGTATGCAGTCCGAACACGCCGCCATCCTGCGCCTGTGCCGCTTCCCCACGGCGGTGGTGGAGGTGGCGGCCGGACTCGGTCTGCCGGTGTCGATCACCCGGATCCTGCTGGCCGATCTGCACGACACCGGCCGGATCAGCGCCCGTCACCCCCGCACCTCGTACCGCCTTCCCGATCCCGACATCCTGGAGCAGGTGCTCGTTGGACTCCGTAACCTCTGA
- a CDS encoding GTP-binding protein yields MDSVTSEQRRTLHSTADNGLKIVVVGGFGVGKTTMVRSVSEIRPLNTEETMTQAGESVDDTEGVAGKTATTVAFDFGRISLDARNVLYLFGAPGQERFWFLWDRLFSGTLGAVVLVDTRRLADSWYAIDRLEHHGTPFVVACNDFGGPAHTTAQIREALDLADEVPLVLCDARSRESSKQVLISLVEHLRTVVASDPQQNPQPTPEPAP; encoded by the coding sequence TTGGACTCCGTAACCTCTGAACAGCGCCGGACTCTGCACAGCACCGCCGACAACGGTCTGAAGATCGTCGTCGTCGGCGGTTTCGGAGTCGGCAAGACCACCATGGTCCGCTCGGTCAGCGAGATCCGTCCGCTGAACACCGAGGAGACGATGACGCAGGCGGGCGAGAGCGTCGACGACACCGAAGGGGTCGCCGGGAAGACCGCCACCACCGTGGCCTTCGACTTCGGCAGGATCTCCCTGGACGCCCGCAACGTCCTCTACCTGTTCGGCGCGCCGGGGCAGGAGCGCTTCTGGTTCCTCTGGGACCGGCTCTTCTCCGGGACGCTCGGCGCGGTCGTGCTGGTCGACACCCGTCGGCTCGCCGACTCCTGGTACGCGATCGACCGCCTGGAGCACCACGGCACGCCGTTCGTCGTCGCCTGCAACGACTTCGGGGGCCCCGCCCACACCACCGCCCAGATCCGCGAGGCCCTCGACCTCGCCGACGAGGTACCGCTGGTCCTGTGCGACGCCCGCTCGCGCGAGTCCAGCAAGCAGGTCCTGATCTCGCTCGTCGAGCATCTGAGGACCGTCGTCGCCTCGGACCCGCAGCAGAACCCTCAGCCGACCCCGGAGCCCGCCCCGTGA